In Helianthus annuus cultivar XRQ/B chromosome 3, HanXRQr2.0-SUNRISE, whole genome shotgun sequence, a single window of DNA contains:
- the LOC110876087 gene encoding beta-fructofuranosidase, insoluble isoenzyme CWINV1, whose protein sequence is MEMSLSWTGPMYYKGVYHFFYQHNPYGPLWGNMSWGHAISHDLINWVHLDIALVPNEHYDINGCFSGSATILPNGEPAILYTGVDAKLHQVQNLAFPKNISDPLLKEWVKWPLNPILSPPDEIDPSFYRDPSTGWMGADGEWRVVIGSRIDHQGAAILYKSKDFRSWNRSLSPFPLSNITTFWECPEFYPVISNGKSGLDTSVISVQGKDIKHVLKASFNDQDYYILGKYDPESDRYDVYADFMKSKEWLQYDYGKFYASKSFYDGEKKRRILWSWVSESDTAPDAIEKGWSGLQTIPRSIWLSKNEDQLVQWPVKELEKLRTRKVHFKNKRLKGRSMIEISGITASQADVEITFRVSNLKHAEVLSAEVVDPQILCTQKNATTDGKFGPFGLLVLASKNLTEHTAVFFRVFRIANSFRVLMCADPSRSSLKPFIDKPIYGAFLALDPRYAKISLRTLIDHSIVESFGGEGLACITSRVYPVLAVGEQAHLYAFNNGTKSLSISSLSAWSMKKAQIV, encoded by the exons aTGGAGATGTCACTCTCATGGACTG GACCAATGTATTACAAGGGGGTCTACCATTTTTTCTATCAACACAATCCATATGGTCCACTATGGGGTAACATGTCATGGGGTCATGCCATATCACATGATCTTATCAACTGGGTTCATCTTGATATTGCTCTTGTACCAAACGAGCATTACGATATCAATGGGTGCTTTTCTGGTTCGGCAACGATACTACCAAATGGTGAACCGGCGATCCTATACACAGGTGTTGATGCCAAATTACACCAAGTGCAAAATTTGGCATTTCCCAAAAACATATCGGACCCGCTACTAAAAGAATGGGTAAAATGGCCACTTAACCCAATATTGAGTCCTCCAGATGAAATTGATCCATCCTTTTATAGAGATCCATCAACTGGTTGGATGGGTGCGGATGGAGAATGGAGGGTTGTGATTGGAAGTCGGATTGATCATCAAGGAGCAGCTATTCTTTACAAAAGTAAGGATTTTCGCAGTTGGAATAGGTCTCTGAGCCCGTTTCCCCTTTCTAACATAACAACATTTTGGGAATGTCCTGAGTTTTATCCTGTTATTTCTAATGGGAAAAGCGGGCTTGATACATCAGTTATATCCGTTCAAGGGAAGGACATTAAGCATGTTCTTAAAGCTAGTTTTAATGACCAGGATTATTATATACTGGGAAAATATGATCCAGAAAGTGACCGCTACGATGTTTATGCTGACTTCATGAAGAGTAAAGAGTGGTTACAGTATGATTATGGGAAGTTTTATGCTTCAAAGTCGTTTTATGATGGTGAGAAGAAGAGAAGGATATTATGGTCATGGGTTAGTGAAAGTGATACTGCACCAGATGCTATCGAAAAAGGTTGGTCTGGCCTTCAG ACGATTCCTAGGAGCATCTGGCTTAGTAAAAATGAAGATCAGTTGGTGCAGTGGCCTGTCAAGGAACTAGAGAAACTACGAACACGAAAAGTGCATTTCAAGAATAAAAGACTCAAGGGCAGGTCCATGATTGAAATTTCTGGTATCACAGCTTCACAG GCTGATGTAGAAATCACATTTAGAGTCTCAAATCTCAAACATGCTGAGGTGTTGAGTGCTGAAGTAGTTGATCCCCAAATTCTTTGTACACAAAAAAATGCTACAACAGATGGCAAATTTGGGCCTTTCGGTTTGCTGGTTTTGGCTTCGAAGAACCTTACTGAACACACTGCGGTCTTCTTTCGTGTCTTTAGAATTGCTAACAGTTTCCGAGTGCTCATGTGTGCTGACCCAAGCAG GTCGTCTTTAAAACCATTTATCGACAAACCCATCTATGGAGCTTTTCTTGCACTTGATCCTAGATACGCAAAGATCTCCTTGAGAACCTTG ATAGATCACTCCATTGTAGAAAGCTTTGGTGGAGAAGGGTTGGCTTGCATTACATCAAGAGTTTATCCAGTACTGGCAGTTGGAGAACAAGCACATCTTTATGCATTCAACAATGGCACTAAGAGTTTGAGTATCTCAAGTTTAAGTGCTTGGAGTATGAAGAAAGCTCAAATTGTCTAA